In one window of Spartinivicinus marinus DNA:
- a CDS encoding Fic family protein encodes MMPKLPINIDDLLYQRTVESERIEYKEGWNPESILHTLCAFANDFHNLGGGYVLIGVAEENGQPQKISKERPPAGLLPEQIDAIQKELLNLGHSAIAPHYHPLTATYEIQGKTILVLWAPGGESRPYKAKTSLSNKKSDWAYYLRKHTSTVKALGDDERELMSLAASVPFDDRYRQTANLSDLSPHLVREFLAEVGSELARSAVDMPIEQLAKRMNLAGGPPEALFPKNVGLLFFNEQPEQFFPATQIDVVYFPEGAGGDRFEEKEFRGPLGRITRDALSFIERNYLKERVVKHADKPEAERFWNFPLAAVEEAVVNAVYHRSYEIREPIEVRITSDELMVLSFPGPDRSIQLDALRAGKAVSRRYRNRRIGEFLKELDLTEGRSTGIPKILRVITQNGSPTPSFETDEDRSYFLIRLPVHAGFIGSEQVIEVTPEVTPEVTPEVTPEVRLCRALAGEMSRFELQSAMRLKDAEHFRKAFLLPAIEAGYIAMTVPEKPRSSKQRYYLTAEGKALLESLENS; translated from the coding sequence ATGATGCCTAAGCTGCCAATTAATATTGATGACCTGCTTTATCAACGTACCGTTGAAAGCGAGCGTATTGAATATAAAGAAGGCTGGAACCCTGAATCGATTCTCCATACCCTCTGTGCCTTTGCTAATGATTTTCATAACCTCGGTGGTGGTTATGTGCTAATTGGGGTGGCTGAAGAAAATGGTCAGCCCCAAAAAATATCTAAAGAGCGCCCGCCTGCTGGCCTATTACCAGAACAAATTGATGCTATTCAAAAAGAGCTTCTCAATTTAGGGCACTCAGCAATTGCACCTCACTATCACCCTTTAACTGCAACCTATGAAATTCAGGGTAAAACTATTTTGGTGTTGTGGGCGCCGGGCGGTGAGTCACGTCCTTATAAAGCAAAAACGAGTTTAAGTAACAAAAAGTCCGACTGGGCTTATTACCTACGCAAACACACCAGCACAGTAAAAGCGCTTGGTGACGATGAACGGGAACTGATGAGCCTGGCAGCATCCGTACCTTTTGATGACCGTTATCGGCAAACCGCTAACCTGAGTGACTTATCTCCACACTTGGTGCGTGAGTTTCTGGCCGAAGTGGGCAGCGAATTGGCGCGCTCCGCAGTAGATATGCCTATTGAGCAACTGGCGAAACGTATGAACCTGGCTGGTGGTCCACCCGAAGCTTTATTCCCCAAAAATGTAGGTTTATTGTTTTTTAATGAGCAACCTGAGCAATTTTTCCCTGCTACTCAAATAGATGTTGTTTACTTTCCCGAAGGTGCAGGTGGCGACCGCTTTGAAGAAAAAGAGTTTCGAGGCCCACTTGGTCGCATTACCCGCGATGCACTGAGCTTTATTGAGCGCAACTACCTGAAAGAAAGGGTCGTTAAGCATGCCGATAAACCTGAAGCAGAACGTTTTTGGAACTTCCCTTTAGCTGCAGTTGAAGAAGCTGTGGTGAACGCGGTTTATCATCGCTCTTACGAAATTCGTGAACCTATTGAGGTTAGAATTACCTCAGATGAGTTAATGGTGTTGAGCTTTCCAGGACCAGACAGGTCAATACAACTTGATGCGCTTAGAGCAGGAAAAGCGGTAAGTCGTCGCTATCGTAACCGACGAATTGGTGAGTTTTTAAAAGAGCTGGACTTAACCGAAGGTCGCTCCACTGGCATTCCCAAAATTTTGCGGGTTATAACGCAGAATGGCTCTCCAACACCTTCATTTGAAACTGACGAAGACCGTAGTTATTTCCTAATTCGACTGCCTGTACATGCTGGTTTTATTGGGAGCGAACAAGTCATTGAAGTTACCCCGGAAGTTACCCCGGAAGTTACCCCGGAAGTTACCCCGGAAGTTCGTTTATGTCGCGCACTAGCTGGTGAAATGAGCCGTTTTGAGTTGCAGTCTGCAATGAGGCTGAAAGATGCTGAACACTTCCGAAAAGCCTTTCTATTGCCAGCTATTGAGGCAGGGTATATCGCTATGACAGTGCCAGAAAAGCCTCGTAGCAGTAAGCAACGTTATTATCTGACAGCAGAAGGCAAAGCCCTGCTTGAGTCTTTGGAGAATTCATAA
- a CDS encoding HsdM family class I SAM-dependent methyltransferase, with amino-acid sequence MNTASIISRVWSFCTTLRDDGVGYGDYLEQLTYLIFLKMADEYAKPPYNRDVGIPKKYQWQTLASKKGAELEVHYVELLRALGKKKGMLGQIFTKAQNKIQDPAKLSRLIDMIDGTQWVMMGADVKGDIYEGLLEKNAEDTKSGAGQYFTPRSLIRAIVECVRPEPGKTIADPSCGTGGFFLAAYDFLTNTENYHLDKSQKLFLKHNTFHGNEIVANTRRLCLMNMFLHNIGEIDGESLISPNDALIAASSTNVDYVLANPPFGKKSSMSFTNEEGEQESEELTYNRQDFWATTSNKQLNFVQHIRSMLKTTGKAAIVVPDNVLFEGGAGETIRKKLLENTTLHTILRLPTGIFYANGVKANVLFFDNQPASPKAWTKNVWFYDYRTNIHHTLKKKPMRFEDLTDFIKCYNPTNPSRRRQTWHPEKNPEGRWRKYSYEELIARDKTSLDIFWLKDKSLTDLDNLPEPDDLAEEIIENLEAGLNSFREVLNGLNTN; translated from the coding sequence ATGAATACAGCTTCGATTATCTCCCGTGTGTGGAGCTTTTGTACCACACTGCGTGATGACGGCGTAGGCTATGGTGATTACTTGGAGCAGCTTACTTATCTCATCTTCCTCAAAATGGCAGATGAGTATGCTAAGCCCCCATACAATCGTGATGTTGGTATTCCCAAAAAATACCAGTGGCAAACTCTCGCCAGCAAAAAAGGTGCAGAGTTGGAAGTGCATTATGTTGAGCTTCTGCGGGCACTAGGAAAAAAGAAAGGGATGTTGGGGCAGATTTTCACCAAAGCACAAAACAAAATTCAGGACCCAGCCAAGCTTTCTCGATTAATTGACATGATCGATGGTACCCAATGGGTAATGATGGGCGCTGACGTAAAAGGCGACATTTATGAAGGCTTATTGGAAAAGAATGCAGAAGATACTAAATCCGGTGCGGGCCAATACTTTACACCACGGTCATTAATTCGAGCCATCGTAGAATGCGTTCGCCCTGAGCCAGGAAAAACCATTGCTGACCCCTCCTGCGGTACAGGTGGATTTTTTCTAGCAGCGTATGACTTTTTAACAAATACTGAAAACTATCATCTCGACAAAAGCCAGAAGTTATTTCTAAAGCACAATACTTTCCATGGTAATGAAATTGTAGCCAACACTCGTCGTCTATGCCTAATGAATATGTTCCTACATAACATTGGTGAGATTGACGGCGAAAGTTTAATTTCACCTAACGATGCACTAATTGCAGCAAGTTCAACTAATGTGGATTATGTGTTAGCGAATCCCCCCTTTGGTAAGAAAAGCTCGATGAGCTTTACCAATGAAGAAGGTGAACAGGAGTCGGAAGAACTTACCTATAACCGCCAAGATTTTTGGGCTACAACTTCTAATAAACAGCTGAACTTTGTCCAGCATATTCGCAGTATGCTTAAAACCACAGGAAAAGCTGCCATTGTTGTACCAGATAATGTGCTATTTGAAGGGGGAGCAGGAGAAACGATTCGTAAAAAGCTGCTGGAAAATACCACCCTACATACCATTTTGCGTTTACCTACCGGCATTTTCTATGCTAACGGTGTAAAGGCGAACGTACTGTTTTTTGACAACCAACCAGCCAGCCCAAAAGCGTGGACGAAAAATGTTTGGTTTTATGATTACCGCACTAATATTCACCATACTCTCAAAAAGAAACCCATGCGTTTTGAGGACCTTACAGACTTTATTAAATGTTATAACCCTACAAACCCCAGCCGCCGTAGACAAACCTGGCACCCAGAAAAAAATCCTGAGGGGCGTTGGCGCAAATACAGCTACGAAGAGCTGATTGCCCGCGATAAAACCAGCTTAGATATTTTCTGGTTGAAAGACAAAAGCCTAACAGATCTTGATAATCTACCTGAGCCAGATGACTTGGCAGAAGAAATTATCGAAAATCTGGAAGCTGGATTAAACAGTTTTAGGGAAGTGCTAAACGGGTTAAACACTAACTAA
- a CDS encoding helicase-associated domain-containing protein: MTRLNQYEYSALPLLDTLNLLTVDDLKNLLNLLPVKNIPTRKGDLVTLVKQYLQGEQLKKLWSQLDHLQQTAVSETLYTYGAFKPAQFAAKYGGLPTFDTEGKNKWGYSSSIPTLLRLFIYSDARYSNYATIIPAELEQELRQFVPKPEATTLKSQNELPESYSYEQKDYELADDDEGITIVTRKSVYQMPTKQPKVHTSVVEIPLIQCHTEKAATQDIQTLLRLTSQGKLSVSNKTFLPSKATTKAITNVLREGDFFNWQDPEEAFANDIGPIKSLAWPLMLQASKLTELQGGKLALTKSGQKALTSSPADTLKLIWSRWLKSKLTDEFNRINAIKGQKGKGKRSMTAVSERRSVIVEVLRQCPVNEWVAFDDFSRFMQALNYNFEVIRDPWHLYIEDPNYGNLAHGGYHDWHILQGRYILCFLFEYAATLGLIDVAYISPQDVQSDYSKLWGADDLDYLSRYDGLIYFRLNPLGAYCLGLTATYEQSQAEGGVKLTVLPNLQVTTAEKLSTDQALLLETYAEKLSDQQWRLSQEKMLAAVESGHKLAELKTFLTKGDDQPLPETVEGLIAKVERQAQSLTLKGPAILIECADAKIANAVAQHKHTQKLCMLAGEHHLVVKSGAEEAFKKALRKLGYGMTCD; this comes from the coding sequence ATGACTCGGCTCAATCAATACGAATATTCTGCTTTACCCCTTTTAGATACTCTAAATCTATTAACTGTTGATGATTTAAAAAATCTCTTGAATTTATTACCGGTTAAAAATATACCAACTAGGAAAGGTGATCTGGTAACACTAGTTAAGCAGTACTTACAAGGCGAGCAATTAAAAAAACTTTGGAGCCAGTTAGACCACTTGCAACAGACAGCAGTGAGCGAAACACTTTATACCTATGGTGCCTTCAAGCCTGCTCAGTTTGCAGCCAAATATGGTGGTTTGCCAACATTTGATACTGAAGGCAAAAATAAATGGGGCTACAGTAGTAGTATACCTACGTTACTTCGGTTGTTTATTTATAGTGATGCCCGTTATAGTAACTATGCAACCATAATACCCGCAGAGTTAGAGCAAGAGTTACGTCAATTTGTACCTAAACCTGAGGCAACAACGCTTAAAAGCCAAAATGAATTACCAGAGTCATATAGCTACGAACAAAAAGACTACGAACTTGCTGATGATGACGAAGGTATTACCATTGTTACTAGAAAATCTGTTTATCAAATGCCTACCAAACAGCCAAAGGTGCATACCTCGGTTGTTGAGATTCCACTTATCCAGTGTCACACGGAAAAAGCAGCGACCCAAGATATTCAAACTTTATTACGTTTGACTAGCCAGGGTAAACTGAGTGTGAGTAATAAAACCTTTTTGCCTTCTAAAGCAACAACAAAAGCCATTACTAATGTACTTCGAGAAGGTGATTTTTTTAACTGGCAAGATCCAGAAGAAGCATTTGCAAATGATATAGGCCCTATTAAATCATTAGCTTGGCCTTTAATGTTACAAGCATCTAAATTGACTGAATTACAAGGTGGCAAATTAGCATTAACAAAGTCAGGACAAAAAGCCTTAACTTCATCTCCTGCTGACACGCTAAAACTGATTTGGAGCCGTTGGCTTAAATCTAAGCTGACAGATGAATTTAATCGAATTAATGCAATTAAAGGTCAAAAAGGGAAAGGTAAGCGCTCAATGACAGCAGTCAGTGAGCGTCGTTCTGTTATCGTAGAAGTTCTGCGACAGTGCCCAGTAAATGAATGGGTTGCATTTGACGATTTTTCTCGTTTTATGCAAGCATTAAATTATAACTTTGAAGTGATTCGTGATCCCTGGCATTTATATATAGAAGACCCTAATTACGGTAACCTAGCACACGGTGGTTATCATGATTGGCACATCCTTCAAGGGCGTTATATTTTATGCTTTTTATTTGAATACGCTGCAACACTGGGCTTAATAGATGTTGCCTATATCAGTCCCCAGGATGTCCAAAGCGATTATAGTAAGCTTTGGGGAGCCGATGACCTAGATTATTTAAGCCGCTATGATGGATTGATATATTTTCGACTTAATCCATTAGGCGCCTACTGCCTTGGACTGACTGCCACCTATGAGCAAAGTCAGGCTGAAGGAGGAGTAAAACTGACCGTTTTACCTAATTTGCAGGTAACAACAGCCGAAAAACTGTCAACTGATCAAGCATTATTGCTAGAAACCTATGCAGAAAAATTATCAGACCAACAATGGCGACTTAGCCAAGAAAAAATGCTTGCAGCAGTTGAAAGTGGTCATAAGCTTGCTGAATTAAAAACATTTCTAACAAAAGGTGATGATCAACCGCTGCCAGAAACCGTTGAAGGGCTTATTGCTAAAGTTGAACGTCAGGCACAATCCCTCACTTTAAAAGGACCAGCCATACTAATTGAGTGTGCCGATGCCAAAATAGCCAATGCTGTTGCTCAACATAAGCACACCCAAAAACTTTGTATGCTTGCTGGTGAACATCACCTGGTAGTTAAATCAGGCGCAGAAGAGGCTTTTAAAAAAGCGCTTCGTAAATTGGGTTATGGAATGACTTGTGATTAA
- a CDS encoding glutathione S-transferase family protein, with amino-acid sequence MVKLYGFGSGFGVVDPSPFVLKVDAYLRMSGIKFETVSSIENLKKAPKGKLPFIEDDGKVVGDSYFIIEYLGKKYQSTLDQWLSDEQKAIAHLVSKSLDENFYWCIVYSRWMCEDTWPILKKAFFSSMPFPLKQILPSILRSGVKKSLNKQGLGRHSNDEIQQIYSHSLASLSAMLGEKSYFLGDKPCSLDASAYAFLAECILVEIDNDFNKIARRFDNLVGYCKRVQDEFYKN; translated from the coding sequence ATGGTGAAGTTATATGGTTTTGGAAGTGGGTTTGGGGTAGTAGATCCAAGCCCGTTTGTATTAAAAGTGGATGCTTACTTAAGAATGTCTGGTATTAAATTTGAGACAGTATCAAGCATAGAAAACTTGAAAAAAGCACCCAAAGGCAAACTTCCCTTTATCGAAGATGATGGAAAGGTGGTTGGCGACTCTTACTTTATTATTGAGTATTTAGGGAAAAAATATCAGTCAACACTAGATCAATGGTTATCCGATGAACAAAAAGCAATAGCGCATTTGGTGTCAAAATCATTAGATGAAAATTTTTACTGGTGTATCGTCTATTCTCGCTGGATGTGTGAGGACACATGGCCAATTCTTAAGAAAGCTTTTTTTAGTTCAATGCCATTTCCTCTTAAACAAATATTGCCATCAATTCTTCGTAGTGGTGTTAAAAAATCGTTAAACAAACAGGGGTTAGGAAGACACTCAAACGATGAAATTCAGCAAATATACTCACACTCGTTAGCAAGCTTATCAGCCATGCTAGGTGAAAAATCCTATTTTCTAGGTGATAAACCTTGTTCGCTGGATGCTAGTGCCTATGCATTTTTAGCTGAGTGTATTTTAGTTGAAATCGATAATGACTTTAATAAAATCGCACGTCGTTTTGATAACCTGGTGGGATATTGTAAACGAGTACAGGATGAGTTTTATAAAAATTGA
- a CDS encoding YjiH family protein, translated as MQEQVLSRNELFNLRNILVFVIPSLLGILLFMTPVAYQDGLTIPVAILAKSIKAALGDNATLLITCLVALSAIISLITKTLKPALITRNPFLNALFNESWFWLAMRFLGAVFIILVFLKTGSDILYSDATGGLVLNDLLPTLLSVFIFAGLLLPLLVNFGLLELLGTLLTVIMKPLFKLPGRSAIDCMTSWLGDGTVGILLTNQQYENRHYTQREATVIATTFSAVSISFSLIVIAQVKLEHLFLHFYLTVCLAGFVAAVIVPRLPPLCWKKDHYIDGSEKDKNEAIVPEGYTLISWGFEQALQKANSITSFKKVFIDGFNNVISLVFGLLPVIMAVGTLALVVAEHTPVFEWLGKPFLPYLELLQIPEAVAASKTIVVGFADMFIPSILAASIESEMTRFVIAAMSVTQLIYLSEVGALLLASRIPVSLWELFIVFLLRTLVTLPVIAGVAHLIF; from the coding sequence ATGCAAGAGCAAGTGTTATCAAGAAATGAGTTATTTAACTTAAGAAATATATTAGTTTTTGTGATCCCTTCTTTATTAGGGATTTTGTTGTTTATGACACCTGTGGCTTACCAGGATGGCCTTACCATCCCTGTTGCGATTCTAGCAAAAAGTATAAAAGCTGCGCTTGGTGATAATGCTACTTTATTGATTACTTGCTTGGTGGCTTTATCTGCCATTATCAGTCTTATCACTAAAACATTAAAACCTGCTCTAATTACCCGTAACCCTTTTTTAAATGCATTATTTAATGAATCTTGGTTTTGGCTCGCCATGCGTTTCTTGGGGGCTGTTTTTATTATTCTTGTTTTCTTAAAAACAGGCTCCGACATATTGTATAGTGATGCTACGGGAGGGTTGGTATTAAATGATTTACTGCCAACACTGTTATCCGTCTTTATATTTGCAGGGTTATTGCTACCATTATTAGTCAACTTTGGGCTGCTTGAATTATTAGGCACCTTGTTGACTGTAATAATGAAGCCTCTTTTCAAGTTACCTGGTCGCTCAGCAATCGACTGTATGACTTCATGGTTGGGCGATGGCACCGTTGGTATTTTATTAACCAACCAACAGTATGAAAACCGTCATTATACCCAGCGTGAAGCGACGGTTATTGCCACAACGTTTTCTGCTGTTTCGATTTCTTTTAGTTTAATTGTGATTGCTCAAGTTAAGCTAGAGCACCTGTTTTTGCATTTTTATTTAACTGTATGTTTAGCAGGCTTCGTTGCAGCAGTGATTGTTCCTCGCTTACCGCCATTATGCTGGAAAAAAGACCACTATATTGATGGTAGTGAAAAGGACAAAAATGAAGCCATAGTACCAGAAGGCTATACCCTGATCTCTTGGGGCTTTGAACAAGCTTTACAAAAAGCTAATTCCATTACCAGCTTCAAAAAAGTATTCATAGATGGCTTCAATAATGTTATTAGCTTAGTGTTTGGCTTATTACCCGTAATAATGGCTGTAGGCACATTAGCGTTAGTTGTTGCTGAACATACGCCAGTATTCGAATGGTTAGGAAAACCGTTTCTGCCTTATTTAGAGCTACTACAAATACCTGAAGCAGTGGCAGCTTCTAAAACAATAGTGGTTGGTTTTGCCGATATGTTTATTCCATCAATACTTGCCGCTTCCATTGAAAGCGAAATGACTCGGTTTGTTATTGCAGCAATGTCTGTCACTCAATTGATATATCTGTCTGAAGTGGGTGCATTGTTATTGGCTAGCCGTATTCCTGTTTCTTTATGGGAATTATTTATCGTGTTCTTGTTAAGAACCCTGGTAACACTGCCTGTCATTGCAGGGGTGGCTCACCTTATTTTCTAA
- a CDS encoding AMP-binding protein: MTGEFETERHELHDGTDDNLAPALLRIAGELVEELHPHQGRLQHVTLDCDLDRDLGLDSLGRAELILRLDRAFKVHLPDELLSSASSLQDMLAALKMATPGTRRWSRDEIPISLPQINEPITATTLLDVLCFHATTHPQRPHLKIWQSEALEQSLTYGALHKAALKIAKGLVEHGLEPGSRVAMMLATQPEFFESFFGILYAGGVPVPLYPPFKKSQVEDHLRRQASILANAEATILIVDNELRGVGTLLFGLVASLQHISTVDGLTDKGCLDVPILVNTKATALIQYTSGSTGDPKGVVLTHANLLANIRAMGDALEASSTDVFVSWLPLYHDMGLIGAWLGSLYLGALAVIMSPLAFLAKPSRWLHTISLHRGTLSVAPNFAFELCCKSMQGEDMEGLDLSSLRIMLNGAEPVSAATIDRFSKRFAPYGFRPEVMMPVYGLAENSVGLAFPPLKRIPIVDYIERTALTHRGIAVQAASEDSSVISIVACGRPLAGHQIRIVDDSGAELPDRVQGRLQFKGPSATTGYFRNQAKTSALLSGDWLESGDLAYMVQGDVYVTGRVKDIIIKAGRNIYPHEIEEAVGQLEGVRKGCVAAVASADPRSGTEQLVLVVETHFTDETALAELRQAINEACAALLDVSLDVVELVPPRTIPKTSSGKIRRAATKELYETGVLRAKPKWLWLQLFALVVSGLGKRARRSGQHVWALLYAGYWWLVLGLAVAVVWGLVMALPVRRWRHFVVHTMARLFFCLVGIRLRLKTERAIPKERVILVANHSSYLDSLVISATISGEITFVAKAELSKQAFSGPFLRRLGVLFAHRTEAAGGVEDTKRQCQAARAGERIISFPEGTLTRMPGLLAFHLGAFHVAAQENLPVVPITIGGTRSILRDGQWFPHRCSITVEIAEPVMPDGSDFAASVRLRDAVRAVMLERCGEPDLAKEQVLMPSPPSNSSKH, translated from the coding sequence ATGACTGGTGAGTTTGAAACCGAAAGACATGAATTGCATGACGGTACAGATGATAATTTAGCACCAGCATTGCTGCGAATTGCTGGTGAATTAGTAGAAGAGCTGCACCCCCATCAGGGACGTTTGCAACATGTCACATTAGACTGCGACCTGGATCGAGACTTGGGCCTCGATAGTTTGGGAAGGGCTGAGTTGATTTTGAGGCTTGACCGGGCTTTTAAGGTGCACTTGCCAGATGAGCTACTCAGCAGCGCAAGTTCCCTGCAGGATATGCTGGCCGCACTTAAAATGGCCACGCCAGGTACAAGAAGGTGGAGCAGAGATGAAATACCCATCAGTCTGCCGCAGATTAATGAACCAATAACTGCAACAACACTTCTTGATGTCCTCTGCTTTCATGCAACTACCCACCCACAGCGCCCTCACCTGAAAATTTGGCAAAGTGAAGCACTAGAGCAAAGTTTAACCTATGGTGCACTACATAAGGCTGCACTCAAAATTGCGAAAGGGTTAGTAGAGCACGGTTTAGAGCCAGGAAGCCGGGTTGCTATGATGCTTGCAACCCAGCCTGAGTTTTTCGAGTCGTTCTTTGGCATTCTATATGCCGGTGGTGTGCCTGTGCCACTTTATCCACCCTTTAAAAAGTCGCAAGTTGAAGACCATTTGCGTCGTCAGGCAAGCATTTTAGCCAATGCAGAGGCAACTATCCTTATTGTTGATAATGAATTGCGCGGGGTAGGCACATTGCTTTTTGGGTTGGTAGCAAGCCTTCAGCACATCAGCACCGTTGATGGTTTGACTGATAAAGGTTGTCTCGATGTACCGATACTTGTTAACACGAAGGCAACGGCTCTGATCCAATATACATCTGGCAGCACAGGAGACCCAAAGGGTGTGGTGCTCACCCATGCTAATCTATTGGCCAATATCCGTGCTATGGGGGATGCATTGGAGGCTAGCTCAACAGATGTTTTTGTGAGCTGGCTGCCTCTGTACCACGATATGGGGCTGATAGGGGCTTGGCTGGGTTCATTGTATTTAGGAGCCCTGGCTGTGATTATGTCCCCCCTCGCCTTTTTGGCAAAACCATCCCGCTGGCTGCATACCATCTCCCTTCACCGGGGTACTTTGTCAGTAGCACCAAACTTTGCTTTTGAACTGTGCTGTAAAAGTATGCAGGGTGAGGATATGGAGGGGCTGGATCTCAGTTCTTTGCGAATTATGCTTAACGGTGCGGAGCCTGTCAGTGCAGCAACAATTGACCGCTTTAGTAAACGCTTTGCTCCCTACGGGTTTCGTCCAGAAGTGATGATGCCGGTTTATGGACTTGCTGAAAACTCAGTTGGACTGGCCTTCCCTCCTTTGAAGCGAATACCGATTGTAGATTATATCGAACGGACTGCACTTACTCATCGAGGCATTGCAGTACAAGCAGCATCAGAAGACTCAAGTGTTATTAGCATTGTGGCTTGCGGACGGCCTTTAGCCGGGCACCAGATACGCATAGTTGATGATTCAGGTGCTGAGTTGCCTGATCGAGTGCAGGGGCGATTGCAGTTTAAAGGTCCTTCAGCCACTACTGGATACTTTAGAAACCAAGCAAAAACCTCAGCACTTTTATCTGGTGACTGGCTGGAAAGTGGTGATTTGGCATACATGGTTCAGGGAGATGTGTATGTTACTGGCCGGGTCAAGGACATCATTATTAAAGCTGGCCGCAATATTTACCCCCATGAGATTGAAGAAGCAGTTGGCCAGCTGGAAGGAGTACGTAAGGGATGTGTTGCTGCAGTGGCAAGTGCCGATCCTCGCTCAGGTACGGAACAGTTGGTGTTGGTAGTTGAAACACACTTTACAGATGAAACAGCACTTGCTGAACTACGCCAGGCAATCAATGAAGCTTGTGCTGCATTACTCGACGTATCACTGGATGTAGTCGAGCTGGTCCCACCTCGCACGATACCAAAAACATCAAGCGGTAAGATCCGCCGTGCTGCTACAAAAGAACTGTATGAAACAGGAGTATTGAGAGCAAAGCCAAAGTGGTTGTGGCTACAGCTGTTTGCTCTGGTTGTTTCTGGCTTAGGGAAGCGGGCTCGGCGTAGCGGGCAACATGTGTGGGCGTTGTTATATGCAGGCTATTGGTGGCTTGTGCTTGGTTTGGCTGTTGCCGTTGTGTGGGGGCTGGTTATGGCCTTGCCCGTACGGCGCTGGCGGCACTTCGTGGTTCATACGATGGCTCGACTTTTTTTCTGCTTGGTAGGTATACGACTTAGGCTCAAAACAGAAAGAGCTATTCCTAAAGAAAGGGTGATCTTGGTTGCCAACCACTCAAGCTATCTGGACTCGCTTGTTATATCAGCGACTATCTCAGGAGAGATTACTTTTGTTGCTAAAGCAGAGCTGTCGAAACAGGCTTTCTCAGGCCCCTTTCTCCGTCGGCTGGGGGTGTTATTCGCCCATCGAACAGAAGCGGCTGGCGGCGTGGAAGATACCAAGCGACAATGCCAGGCTGCACGGGCAGGAGAACGTATAATTTCTTTTCCAGAAGGTACTCTGACTAGAATGCCTGGTTTGTTAGCTTTCCATCTGGGTGCTTTCCATGTTGCAGCTCAGGAAAATTTGCCTGTTGTACCTATTACAATAGGCGGCACACGCTCTATTTTACGTGATGGCCAATGGTTTCCACATCGTTGCAGCATCACTGTTGAGATTGCTGAGCCGGTGATGCCTGATGGAAGCGATTTTGCTGCGAGTGTAAGGCTGCGAGATGCAGTACGGGCAGTTATGCTTGAGCGGTGCGGTGAGCCAGACCTCGCCAAGGAACAGGTTTTGATGCCATCGCCACCAAGCAATAGCTCAAAACACTGA